The following nucleotide sequence is from Zingiber officinale cultivar Zhangliang chromosome 10A, Zo_v1.1, whole genome shotgun sequence.
attggagttgacactctctaacccatttatggggtagagaagatgctcctaggaacccaacacctattggtgctccttggatgctctaggtactcactagggattaacttccctagataccttcctagtgaccttgttgggcttcttagaagccttggtcacattttctaggtcaaccctagggatagcctcccttgtgaccttgttagtgactttcttagacttcttagaagtcttagtcactttggttgcaaaaatactcttagggatgacttccctagtattcttgacttgaccactaaacctagggtttgttccataactatatggaaccctatgataactaggcacatccttcttagcctttggtttgtatcccaaacctctatggctatttgatgactttgactttcctagccctaggttttgctcattttgcccttttaggatattttccatcctttttagggtcttttccattttatcaagtcttgatctcaagacttgattttctatcattaaatccatagaatttggtttttcattaagtccatgagcattttggtttctaggcttgtatctaaaatccttagagttattgcctagacttttatctacattcctaaccctaggagtgatagtcttagcatgtagggccacattcttttccttaaagccctcatgctttctattcttatggtaaattgcattaaaatgataaaagttagacctatcatgctttttaccataatgtaaaggagtaggctcaataaatgttaccttcttctttaccttggaggctcccccttgactagtgcctccttgagccttgaccttcttcttccccttggggcattgactacgataatgccccttttgattgcaagagaagcatataatatgctccttgctcttctttgtgtttgggatggtctccttgggcttcaccttgcccttttgtgccacttggcccttcttcttggctaatttagggcacttgctcttgtagtgcccatgttccctacattcaaagcatataatatgatttttattattaattgaaatatttatacctttgcttgtaggggtggcatctttttctttggatccggaggtagaagcttcctcttgatcggaccttgattttcctccatttgatttttcttgacttgtggaggtagaagcttcttcctccttttcttctcttgacccggatgtagaggcttctccttcttcttgatccggtgtcaccaaggattgctccccctcaatcctagaggtggaggcttcatcatcttgaatatgaaacaaggagtatgctccctccttgttcccttcgttgcattcccttgaggatgaagcttcttggatttcctcttcttcggaggttgagcatctctcaacctcggaatcctcctcttggtcttgctccaaagagtctccctctctggattcttcttgatctcgtacagtggaggggatcttttcatgaagcttggccaatttgctccaaagctccttggcatcttcgaattctccaacttgagccaagatgtggctaggcaataagttgaccaaaagcttggtcactttgtcatttgcctcgcccctttgaatttgctccgagctccatctgcttttctttagaagcttgtccttggagttcgttggagctttgaagccttccattagagcaaaccattgctctatctccatcataagaaagttttcgattcttgatctccaagaatcaaaacttgtagaagtgtatggtggagccacccttgtgtcaaatccaagtccatcttggaattgcatcttgaagttgagcttgataaaatcttgaacttgaagaatttgctccaacttcttcaccctctagcttttcttgatatgcttgacccttccggcgatgattccggtgaagagcaacctggctctgataccacttgttaggaccaaaagtagctagaggggggggggggtgaatagctcgtcgcgttcgctcggtgcgcttcgttgcttggcgttgcttgtttcttcttggatgtgcagcggaaaatacagaaacaaatacaaccacgctaacactaggattttacttggtatccacctccaaaggaggtgactaatccaaggatccacaccacgcacacaccctccactatgaaacactccttttcggtaactaccgagggcggagaagccctacaacactctcaatacaagaagaagaaagggaaatacaagttaagcaaaagcttacaagatgtgcagtaaaaaccctaaccctaacttcttcctcttgcaatagatccgcctcttgacttggaaagcctccaagaaccttcaagaactggcgatcacgtgtagagagctgtggaggagcggAATGAATCGAGAAGAACTCGTGAAGatccgaagaccacgctcgctgcggctttaaacacgacgtcagcggtcggatcccgatcgattcaaatgttccgaatcgatcggctggatcgatccacggatcgatccgaccatctCCAgaatgctggatcgatccacggatcgatccagcgctatcgcgcgatcgatcgccgatcgatcggccgatcgatcgtcctgatcgatccacggatcgatccagtgctgcACGGgagttcggatcgatccaccgatcgatccacatcctggatcgatccacggatcgatccaaagacttggtttttgcccaaaaccaagtcccaaacctccctaaccaacatccggtcaaccttgacctgttggtacatcatgcctcgcatctggtcactcccttgacctgccagactccccaccagtgtccggtcaacctttgacccacttgactttttaCTCGTGCCAAGTCCGGTCaacccattgacctacttgacttccaccaatgtccggtcaacctcgacccatctggacttccttccttgccaagtatccatcaacctttgacctacttggactccccaacaccgatgtccgatcatccttgatccatccggatttccttccttgccaagtatccgtcaatcctttgacctacttgacttcccaacaccggatgtccgatcatccttgatccatccgatttccttccttgccaagtatccactcacctgacctacttggacttccaaacaccagatgtccgatcatccttgatccatctggatttcctttgtctggcttcactcaccaggactttcacctagcttcactcactagggttttccatctgcctagcttcactcactaggactttcacctggcttcactcaccagaatttccttctgcctagcttcactcactaggacttccttctgcctaacatgccagttaggactttccagtcaagtatccggtcaaccttgacctacttgactcttcttcgattgatatcttattgtcaaacatctaaaccctaaccaagactcagcttggttaaccaggtcacccttgacctgagggatattgcaccaacatagtgGACAGACATCTCTCGTACTTAGGTCTTGGATTTACTAACCATGGGGGTTGAGAACTAAGTAAATCTACGTGTCTTTATGCTTTGTGTTATTTATTATATTTCCGTTGCGACATCGCACCGGTCCTAATAAAATAGCTGAAGTATGTATGTCTACCTTGTTCAAATACTCGTGGACAACACCGGGGAGATCAGTTTTTCATTTATAGTGGCCATTGAAAGTTCCTCTAAGGGTTCTCTCACTCAAGAAACTAACAGGATGAGTCTTAAAAACAGGATACTCTCAAGTAACATATTTAGGGACCTGAGGATCGTTACATTGCGAACGCATATGAAAGCAGATATCATCATCACATTGATATTTTCAGTGCATTCGACACTTGGGTCCACTTCACCATTGGTCATTTCAGCAAGTACCTAAAATAATAGAATGGGAAGTGAGTTATTGAAATTTGTATGAATTGTAGTGAGTAGATCCTGATACATCAACAGTTTCACCAACCTCTTCAACAAGCCTGTCATAATCTTTTGGTATTTCACAAACTCATTGACTCCAAACTTCTTGATCGATCAGAAAAAAAAGAATCCTTCAGTGCATAGATCAGTTACATTGAAGCAGCGATTGCATTTTTGATAAATATTAAGATGTGGATGAAAACAAATTCAACAGTCTCCTCAAATCTCTTGGGGTTGAATCAACCCCATTCAACAGCCTAATTAATATTAGAAATTACGAAGCATATTTGTCAATTTTTAGTAGAAGCAATTTAGATTTTATCAAACTCGAGTCAAATAAACAGAAAACCTTGAGAGGCCAACCCCCAAACAGACAGTTGATGCCTTGGATGATTTAGCAATATTGACAGTCGCGTCAAACCTTGCAAACATGATGAAAAATCATTAAGAACAATCACTGCAGTGTATTACAAAGGCTTCTTGGAAAACATGTACCCACTTAGACTCAAAACTATAGTCGAAAAACTATATATAACAATTATGGTCAAAACTAATATATAAATTCAGACTAATTTAATTTCATAACAAATACTCTTTTATATTTCCTAGATCCTCTGAACTCATATGATACAtttcttttttagtttaaaaaagtTTTCATATAATAATAAtggacaaaataaaaatatagaccTAAAATTTCATCACAAAATATTTCTATATATTGACTAACAGTCAATGTAACTCCATGCGATGAGGTTACGGCATTCAATAACACTGCAGTGTTTAATTTTGAGGTGAggaataaataattttcattcaaaattagaataataaaataatatttactaatatttttaaatttctttttaaaaatcccAATTAACTAGACCAAACTTTACCTACTCTATATGACCTTGACACTTACCTGAATCTTAACGAAATAAacacattttttatattttaaaaacagtGAATAATTAGTGATAACAGGCCATTAACAAATGAAGATAATGCCTTATTTTCAATTGATACATACTCAGAAAGTTCAAATAGAATGACATagatttcagtatcagacacgaGAAACATCGACAAGAACACTCCAATATCTGCTACTGAAAAACAGACAGCTATCAAACAAATATGATAGTATCGGTCAGGTTTGTTTAATTAGACGACCGAACTCAAACTTTGTTATTTAGTTTTTTTCACAATCTTTTACAATTAtaaataaacataatttcattattcattttatttcattttaggtCAAGTGTTTTGTTGGGCAACGAATGAGCAGCAGCTGCTGAGCAACAGTTAGGTAGCAATGGGTTCCTGTCATGCTATCAGcagtcaattaaaattttttttcttttcatagattgaataaaatattacaaaaatccaaaaaattatatttaaaatttaataaataattgcGAAAATCGAAAATTTCTTTACAAATAAGTAGAAGAGAGTTTTATTTTGCCTcgtagtttattttttaaaattattttatccctatattttaaatattatattttaatcaTTATTGGTGGAACTGAAATAACATggcttctctattttttttaaataaaaaattttctatcaccactGAGATAAATCAAAAAGTACTTATAATAGACAATTTATAAGCCTTAAGTTAATCGtttatttacaaaatttattAATTCAAATATTCAATCTTTAAATACTTACAAAAATTAAGAAGATATCATACCGCTACATTACAGTACTAGGACAAAATAccttatttattataataatctaATATCCAAATACCAATTTAATTATACCGTGGAAGCTCAAAATACCTTTCTCTGAAAACAGCAATGAAGACGATATGCACAATATGggtaaaaattataattttatcttatatttatttgttgaattatTCAATTCTACTTCTACCAAATTAGTCTGCGTGAAGgatatttctttttattattatttaaaaaaaattataaggatGTAGTGTACTattctaaatataaaataataaaacaaaagaataaataaaatgatggggtaaaaatgaaattttgacatatttatcGCTATAAAAGCATTGTCTGTGACTGGACCAACTGAGAATGCGCAGCCTCATCTATCTTGCACGATCCCGGCGAGAGATGGCGCACGTAggcaccttcctcggccgaaaaGTCAACTCGACCTCCTCCTCGAGCGTCCACATAGACGGCGGAGCTACCACTTCCGCTGCTGGCTTCGGCTCAAACTGCGGCCTCCGCCTCAGGAAGCTGATGAGGAAGCTCAGGAAGCAGAGCAAAAAGCTGTGTGCGGCCACAAAACCCACCACCTTCCGCTTCCATTATGATCCCTTGAGCTACTCCAGAAACTTCGATGGCAGTGGGTTCGGGACGGAGATCGACGATGACTCCTTTGAGAGTTTTTACTACTCTTTCTCGTCGAGGTTCGTCGACTGTACACCCTCCTGCAGGATGCCTGGTTCTGAGCTTGTAAGCAGCAGCAACAAACTCGAGATCTGAAGGAGCATAAAAAGATTTTGtcttttgtaattatattttcgtctttgtttttttttcctttataagTGGATCATCCATAACGTAAGTTAAGTTATCAATGATGCTCCTAGTTCTTGAGGTAAAGGTCAAAGTCTGATGGTCAACAGAAGTGGGCTGCCGATCCATCCGAGAAATTTCCTATCGGTTTTCGAGAGTCACTAGTCTCTACTCTTTTGAGACTCCGTATCATATTCCACGGTCCATACTCCCTGTGATCGTTCTATTAGCCGTGGAGTCCTGTTCCCTTAAATCTCCTGACCTAATATCCTATGTCACTAGGCTATGCTCCCTTGGGACTCTTGATCAGATTCTTGAGTCACTGGGATTTATTCTCTTGAGGCTTCTGATCAAATTTCTGAGTTGAGTCACTAAGCTCTGTTTCCTTGAGACTCCTAATTAGATTCTCCAAATCATTAAGGGGGCGTTTGATTTAGAGGAATAGGAGTGGAGAATGAGaatgaaaatcattgattgtcattgttaatatttggattataggaataggaatgtaaataagggaatgaatcctttaaattgggtaataactcattcccatgtacctcctcttgaatgagtcattaccctattttcatcaatcaaaatattcctttattccaaaaatactcttgatctaaaactaaaattttctcccttaatatcaaatatcaaaatatatttatttatttttctttcatatcacttctctctccttgttctctctcatcatattttctctctcatcattttatcacacactttctctctcctcaatctcttccatcgcacttttttttttttttttctcatcatactttctctctcctcaatctctcccatcacactcttttttctctttttttctcattacactttcgctctcatcacactttctctctcctcaatctctcttgtcacattccctcctttttttttcctcaacacactttctctctcatcagactttctccctcatcatactttctctctcctcaatctctccaatAACATTCAATGTTCTcttttttccatcacactttctctctcatcatactttatctctcaccatactttctctctcctcaatctttctcatcaaactctctctcctcatttttttcattacattttctctctcttcatcctctcccattgtactttctctcacatcatattttctctctcatcttctctcagcatgctctctcctatcacactttcttttctcattttctctcatcacactttctctctcttcattctttcacatcacactttctctctcttcattctctctcatcacactttctctctcatcacactttctctctcaccattcTCTTTCATTAtatctttctctcacattcatctttctctcacatctaattttttttcttatttttctttcagggtaaaaaaggaaattttgatttattccgatagaaaatatgcaactagccaaacattgcttttaagagtgatattcatgctcatacccattcctattccacaatacaatgattcccattccgattcctattcctaggaaagaatcaaacgccccctaaatCATGCTCCCTTAAGACTTCCAATCGAATTCTTCGAGTCATCGCACTCTGCTCCCTTAAGATTCCTGATTCCCAAACAAAGGCTCCCAACTCATGGGGCCCCAACACCTCCTTAGCTCCTTATAAGACGAACAAATTATACTCTTAGTCATCTTCGCCCATTATCCAAAACTAGACTCTCTCTATATTGATCCATTATTACCTTAATTGGGTTGAACCCTAAAGAGCCCAATGAGCCTCGCATGTTATAGCCAAATTCCTCAACTATTGTTGTGTGATGTTGTCAAAAGCATGTAGGCCATTATATTGATATAAATATGAAATACTAGTAATATATGGGTGAGATTGCTTAATAATGTAAAAAAACACCTCCGTAAAGCTAGCTCATCGATGCTCGAGCTTCATCGACCTTCAGACCAACTATAAAACCCAAAGAAATACGGACgatgtaatttaaaaaaaaaaatagaaatctttAAATCAATGTTATTTGACTCCATATTAAAGGTATAGGACGTTTTCCCGACCCGGCACGGTGGGCACACAGTACAGTGGTAAGATATTCGATGGATTCATTGAGTATTACCAAGGATTTGGGTAGATTTTATAGTAAGTTTTTGATCGTGCAGGTCAGCTGCTAGTGAATTACCACGAATATTCTCGATGTCCACATCCAGAATTAGTTAGATAGGTAAggagattaaaaataaataaaaaaaataaaacagacGTGGGGGcgttttgaaaataaattaaatataagaGGCCAAAATGACACTAATAGTCAAATAAGACGCAGTCGAGACCTTGAGACCATACGGGTTGATGTCTGTTGAATCGGAACGTTGGAATCGGTTTGGGTTCGGATCCACTCTCACTTCTTCTTTGGGTACACTATCCGGGTTTACAAATAAAGAATGTTTTAGAATTCTCGTCTCCTTCGACCTTCCCAACGCCGGGTCTCCTCCTTTTCGACGAACTCTTGGCCACCACCGAGGGGAGCGCAGCGGAGAAGGTAGCGAGCTGATTGAGCGGCGGAGGTTTTGAATATTAGTTCGTGTTAGCGTTTCCTTCCCTTGCCCCTGTAGGCTTTTTCTACTGATCTTTGCATGCTACGGCGGGATCTAGCCGAATCTCGGCGTGTTTCTGGCGTCACGAGATCCGTATCTACTTTCTATTCTATATGTTACACGAATCGGATCGATCTATTTCGGTCGTCTTTCGTGCTAGATGTCTTGCTAGGTCGTGCATTCGGATTTCTCAACCTCCTTTGTCTTCCTCAGATTGTCCCTTGCGTATGCGTATTCTTAATTTATGGTAGAGGGGAACATGATGCAAGGTGTTTGGCCTGTTATGTTTTTCCAATTACAAA
It contains:
- the LOC122028129 gene encoding uncharacterized protein LOC122028129; the protein is MRSLIYLARSRREMAHVGTFLGRKVNSTSSSSVHIDGGATTSAAGFGSNCGLRLRKLMRKLRKQSKKLCAATKPTTFRFHYDPLSYSRNFDGSGFGTEIDDDSFESFYYSFSSRFVDCTPSCRMPGSELVSSSNKLEI